The Cryptosporangium phraense region CGCGGCCGCCGCGTCCACGTCGATGGCCGCGGACCCGGTCCGCGGTCTCAAGGTCACCGCGACCTATGCCGCCGGGTGGCTGGTGCTACTCGCGATCCTGCTCGTCGCCAAGTCCCTCGGGCGTCTGCGGACGCTCGTGGGCGCGGCGGTCGTGGGGTCGCTGGCCGTGACGCTCCCGATTCTGAGCCAGGCCGAGCGGTTGAAGCCGGTCTACGGCGGCGCGGTCGTGCGTAATCGCGCCCAGTCGATCTTCGCCGACCCCAACCAGTTCGGGTGCTACGCGGCGCTGATCGTGCTGCTCGCGGTCGGGTGGTTCCTGGCCGCGTCGCAGCGGTGGGAACGGGTGCTCGCGGTGGCCGGTGGGTCCGGGGCGCTGGCCGCGCTGGTGCTCTCGTTGAGCCGCGGGGCCTGGCTCGGTACCGCGGCCGGGCTGGTCACGGTCGCGGTGCTGCACCCGGGGGTACGGCGGGCGCTGGTGGCCGCGGTGGCGGTGAGCGCGACGCTGCTCGCGGCCGGGCTGCTCGTCTCGCTGACCGCGCCGGCCGAGGTGCGGGGTGGGCCGGCGGCCGGGCTCGTCGAGGTGGTCGTGGATCGGCTCGCGGTGATCGACGACCGGGCCGCCAACCCGCACGACGTCCGGCCGATCACCTGGCGGGAGGCCGTGCGTCAGTTCCGCGAGCGGCCGGTGCTGGGGAACGGGCCGGGGTCGTTCAGCCGGCTCGCGGCCGAGTCGCCGTCGGTTCTCCAGTTCGCGCCCCGGCTGCACGCCCACAACGTGTTGCTGCAGCTCGGGGCCGAGACCGGGGTGGTCGGGCTGGCGGCCGGGGTCTCGTTCGCCGGTAGTTGCGGCCTGGCCGCGCTGGCCGCCGCCCGCGAACTCCGCCGCCGCGCGGATGGCCGAACGCTCGGGCTCGTGGCCGGCGCCACCGGCGCCCTGGTGGCCCTGTCGGTGCACCTGATGGTCGACTACCCGATCCGGAACCCGGTGCTGATGATCTTCGCCTGGTCGGTCGCCGCCCTGCTCCTCGCGGCCCACGCGGGCGTTTGCCGCCAAGAGCCCGCTTCAGCCGGCCATTTGACGTTGACTTCTCGGCAAACGGCGGACGCATGACGGCCACCCTGCCCACGGACGATCTCCGCGGGATCGCGCGGGCCGGGTCGATCAGCCTGGTCGGGTCCGGGGCCTCGGCCGTGCTCGGGTTCCTGCTCGTCGTGCAGGTCAGCCGGGGGCTCGGGGCGGCCGGGGCCGGGGCGTTCTCGGTCGTCGTCGCGGTGGCGATGACGCTGGCGGTCGCCGGGCGGTTCGGCACCGACACCGCGCTGGTCCGGATGGCCCCGCGGCTGCGGGCGCTGGGCCGCACCCGCGACATCGGCGCGGCCGCCGTGGCCGCGCTCGCGCCGGTGTTCGCGGGCACCACGCTGCTGGCCGTGATCGCCTGGTGGGCGGCACCGCACCTGGTCGGCGTCGTGTTCGAGCACCCGGCGCCGCCGGCCGCGGTCTGGCTGATCCGGATCGCGGTGGCCACGGTCCCGCTCGGCGCGACCGGGTTCGTCGCGCTCTCGCTCACCCGGGGGCTCGGCAGCGTCGTCCCGCTGACCGTCGTCGAGAGCATCGCCAAGCCGACGCTGCGCTGCGCGTTCGTCGCGGCCGCGCTGGCGATCGCGCACTGGAAGTGGCCCGGCGCGACCGCCGGCCCGGTGATCTGGACGACGGTCGCCTGGGCGGTCCCGACCCTGATCGGCGGCGTCTGGTCGGCCGTGCTCGCGTACCGGGCACTGAAGCCGGTCTGGGCCGAGCCCCCGGTGCCCCCGTCGGACGAGGCCGGCGTGGCGGCGACCTGGCGGGAGCTGTGGCAGTTCGCGACTCCCCGGGCGGCGGCCAGCGCCTGCGAGATCGCCGGCATGCACGCCGGGATCGTGCTGGTCAGCGCACTCGCCGGGGTCGCCGACGCCGGCGTCTACAACGCGGCGCTCCGGCTCGCGCTGGCCGGCACGCTGGCCCTCCAGGCGCTCCGGCTGGCCATCGCCCCCACGCTGGCGCGCCTCCTCACGGTCGGCGACCTGGCCGGCGTCGAGCATCTGCACCGGACCGCCTCGGTCTGGATCACGGTCGTCTCGTTCCCCCTCTACCTGGTGTTCGTGGCCTGGCCCGGCGAGGTCCTGCGCCTGTTCGGCCCCGGCTTCTCGGCCGGCGCCGTCGCGCTGGCCATCCTGGCCGGCGCGACGCTGGTCAACCTGGCCACCGGCCCGGTCTCCACGCTCCTGTTGATGAGCGGGCGCTCCACGCTGACCCTCGCGGTCACGCTCACGTCGCTGAGCGGCAGCGTCGCGCTCGCCGCCGCGCTGATCCCGCACTTCGGCGTCACCGGGGCCGCGCTCGCCAAGGGTGCGGCCGTCGTCGGCGAGAACATCGCGGTCACGGTCATCGTCCGCCGGACGGTCGGCGTCCGGACGCTGTCCCGTCCGCTGTGGCTGGCCGCGGCGGGCGGCGCCGGCTGCTTCGTCGTCCCCGTAGTGCTGTTCGACGTGGTGAACGGACACGCCGCACCCGACTTCGGCGCGGCGGCCGTCCTGGTGCCGCTGGGCACCGTCGCCTACCTCGGCCTGCTCTGGCGGTGGCGTCGAACGCTCGCGCTGGCCGAACTGGCCGAAGCGCTCCCCCGGAAGTTCCGCCGGACCGCAGCTACCCCCGAGGAGTCCCCGTGAACAGCATCCTGCGCCACGTCGAGGTGCCGGATCCGGTACGCGCCGCCAAGAAACGGATCCCGCGGCCGGTGAAGCGGGCCGTGCGCCGGGCCGTCCGCCGGTACGGCGAGCACACCGCGGACGCCCGGACGCTGCCGGACTTCCTGATCATCGGGACGAAACGCGGCGGGACGACGTCGGTCTGGAACTGGTTGGTGCGGCACCCGAACGTCGCCCCGATGTTCCCGGCCCTCCAGCAGATCAAGAGCCCGCACTACTTCGACGTGCACTACCAGCGCGGCGAGCGCTGGTACCGGTCGCACTTCCCCACCGAGGCCGCGCTCGAACGGGCCGCGCAGCGCACCGGGATCCGGCCGCTGACCGGCGAGGCGAGCCCGTACTACCTGTTCCACCCGCTGGCTCCGGAGCGGGTGCAGCACACGGTGCCGAAGGCGCGGCTGATCGTCCTGCTGCGCAACCCGGTCGACCGGGCCTACTCGAACTACTGGGAACGGCGCGGCTCGAACGCCGAGCCCCTCCCGACGTTCGAGGCGGCGATCGACGCCGAGGAGGAGCGGCTGGCCGGCGAGACCGAGCGGATCCTCACCGAACCCGGCTACCGCTCGTACCACCACGACTGGCACAGCTACCTGGCCCGGGGCCGTTACGTCGAGCAGCTCACCGGCTGGCTCGACCGGTTCGGCCGGGACCAGGTGCTGGTGCTGCCGTTCGACGACCTGCGCCGGGACGCGAACGGCGCCTACCGGGTGGTCCAGGAGTTTCTCAGCCTGCCGGTGGTGGAGCCACCGCGGCTGGCGCATCACAACAAGCTCCCGGTGCCCCCGATGGCCCCGGCGACCAGGGCGCGGCTCGTCGAGTACTTCCGCCCCTGGAACGCCCGTCTGACCGAATTGCTCGAGACCCCCTTCGACTGGGATCGCTGAGCCATCCCCCATAGGAGAAAAGTGCGTCCTCCCTCTGCCAGAACCCGCCGCGCGCTCGCCGCGCTCGCGCTCGTCGGGGCCCTGTTCCCGACCGCGCACCCGGCTGTGGCCGCCGGTACGGCCGCCACCAAGGTCTTCACGGCCGACGCCCAACCGACCTGGCAGACCAACGGCACGGTCTGGGCGGTCACGATCGTCGGCGGGGTGGTCTACATCGGCGGCAACTTCTCGGCCGTGCGTCCGCCCGGCGCGCCCGCGGGCACCCGCGAGGTGGCCCGGGACAACCTGGCCGCCTTCGACGCCCGCACCGGCAACCTGCTGCCGCTCTCGCACACGTTCGCGTCGCCGCGCTACGCGTTCAGCGTCTCGAAGCCGGACGTGTCCTGCGACGTCGACTGGGATTCCGAGTACTACAGCTGCGACACGATCTACCGGATCAAGGCCTCGCCGGACGGGTCGAAGATCTACGTCTCGGGCGACTTCAGCAGCGTCGACGGGCAGGCCAGGAGCAAGGTCGCGGCCTTCCCGACCGCGGGCGCGGCCAGCGCCAACCTGCCGCTCGACCGCACGTTCGCCCCGAGTGGCATCAACTCCCGGGTGCGGGCGTTGGCGGTCGGGGCGAACTCGGTCTACGTCGGCGGGATCTTCACCCAGGTGGGCGGTCAGTCCCGGGAGCGGCTCGCGGCGCTGAGCGCGCGCACCGGCGTCGTCCTGCCGTTCGCCGCCCGCGCGGACGGCGAGGTGCTCGCGCTGTCGCTGGCCGCGAACGGTCACCGGCTGGTCGTCGGCGGTAACTACGACACGCTCAACGGCGTCGCCCAGCACGCGCTGGGGGCGGTCGACCCGGCCACCGGGGCGAGCACGGCCTGGGCCTGGCGGGGCGTCCCCCGGACGTCGTACATCACCGACATGGCGGTGGACCGCAACGCGGTCTACGTCTCGTCCAACGGCGAGGGCACCTGGGACGGCCGGGCCGCGGTGGATCCGCTGACCGGGGTCCTCAAGTGGTTCGACAGCTGCCTGGGGGCGACCTGGGCGCTGGCGCTGCACGGGGACCTGCTCTACAGCGGGTCGCACGCGCACAACTGCAACGACACCGCCGGGGGCTTCCCCGAGCAGGCGACCGACCTGCCCGAGCCGCGCTACTACCGGCTGATGGCGCAGACCACCCGCGGGAGCCGCACGACGATCCAGTACTGGTTCCCGTCGACCAACGGAGGTGACCCGAACGTTCCGGCGACCCGGTCTCCGTCGAAGCTCGGCCCGCGGGCGATGGCCAGCGACGGGCGGTCGCTGTGGGTCGGTGGTCAGTTCACGACCGTCAACAACGTGCCGCAGCAGGGCCTGACCCGCTTCACGACGACCGCGACGTCCAAGGCCCCCTCGACGCCGCTCGCGCCGACGATCGCCAACAGCGGCGCCAACGCGGTGACCGTGACCTGGCGCGGAGTCGAGGACCTGGACGACCCGGTCGTGACGTACGAGATCTACCGCGGCTCGTCGATGGTGTACCGCGGGCGGGCGTCGGCCAAGCCGTGGGAGACGTCGAAGAGCTACCAGTTCACCGACCGGGGCCTGACCGCCGGGACGAGCGTGCAGTACCGGGTGCGGGCCGTCGACGGACGGAACACCGCCGGGGCGTTCTCGCCGATCGCCACCGCCACCGTCGGCCAGAGCGCCGAGCCGGCCGAGACCTGGCCGAACGACCCCTGGACCAACACCGGCTGGCAGCCCCGCCAGCGCGATTCGTGGTTCGACTGGGGCGGCTGGTAGAAGCCCTAGCCCCTGCTGGCAGCGATTGCTGCTAGCAGGGGTTCGGACAGCTCGGGGCGACAGATCAGCAGGTCGGGCTGGTACGGGTTCGGGCGGTTGTAGGACAGCGGCGAGCCGTCGACCCGGGACGTGTGCAGGCCGGCCGCCCGGGCCACCACCACCGGGGCAGCCGAGTCCCACTCGTACTGGCCGCCGTCGTGCAGGTAGGCCTCGGCCTGGCCGCGGAGCACCGCCATCGCCTTCGCGCCGGCCGAGCCCATCGGCACCAGCTCGGCGTCGAGCTTCTCGGCCACCGCCTCGGCGTAGGCCGGCGGGCGGCTGCGGCTGACCAGGATCCGCGGCCGGGCCGGCGCCGGACGCAACGCGGGCGGGTTCTCGCTGCTCAGCGTCGGCCCCAGACCGGGCAGCGCGACCGCGCCGGCGGCCAGCTCGCCGTCTTCCCAGAGCGCGACGTGGATGGCCCAGTCGTCGCGGTCGATCTCGGAGTACTCGCGGGTGCCGTCGAGCGGATCGACGATCCAGACCCGCCGGGCCGTCAGCCGGGCCTCGTCGTCCGTGCCTTCTTCGGAGAGCACCGCGTCGCCGGGGCGGAGCTTGGCCAGTGCGGCGGCCAGGAAGTCGTGCGAGCGACGGTCACCCTCGGCCTTCAGCCGGCTGGCCGGAACCGGCCGCCGGGTACGCAGACGGAGCAGGATCACGCCCGCGTGCGTCGCCAGGAGCCGCGCTAACTCGACGTCGGAGTCGCACGTCATTCGCTCCGCGACCGTATCCGCGTCAGTGCTCACCTGCGAAACCCCCTGACCGGCGCCGTTGGCTCGACCACCCCGAGGCTAGCGGCTGGATCAGCCCGTGAACACCGGGTGGTTCTCCACCGGACGGTTGAGATCACAACCGGACCCACGACGTCTGCAGCGGCTTGGCCTGCGGCGAGCGCAGGGGCCGGAGCACCAGGCTGAACAGCCCGATCGGGACGTCGAACTCGGCGTGACCGTCGTCGTCGGTGGTGACCGTGAACGTCGAGCCGGTACAGCGCACCTCGGCCGAGGCCCGCTGGGCCGGGAGCACCTCGAGGCTGACCCGGCGCCCGTCGCCGGAGTCGGTGACCCGGAGGTCGGCCCCGCCGTTCCGGTGGCCGAACCGCATCGTGCGGACGGTCGGGTCGGCGGCGGCCCGCCGGTCGTGGTCGAGCACCGAGTCGAACATCAGGTCCGCGACGAGCGTGTCGACCGGACGGGCCTCGAATGCACGACGCGCTGCCGCGCGCACCGAATCCGGCACGACGTTCACGGGCCCTCCCTCGTCCACCCGGACGTCCCACGGGCGGGCGTGCTCCTCGGCGGAGTGGGCCCTGCGCAACGGTTCCGGTGACACTGCTACCTCCTAGGAAGAGCCGGCAGCAGCCGGATTGATACCTGCGTCCTCGACGATCGCCCGGAGTTTCTCCAGGCAGCGGCCTCGAGTGGGGCCGATGCTGCCGATCGGGATGTCGAGTGCGGCCGAGATCTCGTCGTAGCTCGGGGCCGGGTCGAGCAGCAGCAGCTGCAGCAGTTCGCGGCAGCGCGGGGTCAGCCGGCCGAACGCGGTCCGCATCTCGGCGTCGCGCTCGGCGGCCAGCAGCGCGGCGTCGGCCTCGGGGGTGGCGAGCCGGAGCCGGTCGGAGCCGGGGTCGAGCTCCTCGCCGGAGAGCACCGTGCGCTTGGACCGGCCGAGCAGCCGCAGGCACTCGCGGCGGGCGGTGGTCGCGAGCCAGGCGCCGACCCGGCTGGGCTCGCTGAGCCGGTCGATGTTCTCCACCAGCCGGAGCCAGGTCGTCTGGCTGACGTCACCGGCGTCGCCGGGGCTCAGGCGGTGGTTGCGGGCCACGGTCCAGATCAGGCCACCGTAGGCGTCGACCAGCGCGTCCCAGGCCGCGTGGTCGCCCCCGGCCGCCGCGCCGACCAGCATCGCGGCCTCGTCGGGCGTCAGCGTGATGCGTCGGCCGGGGATGCGGACCGGGGGTGCGTCCTCGTCGGCGGCGGGTTCGTCCATCAGGTCGGTCAGGCCGGCGACCTCGTCCGGCTCGAGGATCG contains the following coding sequences:
- a CDS encoding O-antigen ligase family protein, whose product is MSLLSKFRADHLPIAAVALVFAAPAVGDRPIPGGGGELQVVHVVCVSAIAVTGLWVLAGRLPIRSALRRPEIRPPLWFGAGLVAAAAASTSMAADPVRGLKVTATYAAGWLVLLAILLVAKSLGRLRTLVGAAVVGSLAVTLPILSQAERLKPVYGGAVVRNRAQSIFADPNQFGCYAALIVLLAVGWFLAASQRWERVLAVAGGSGALAALVLSLSRGAWLGTAAGLVTVAVLHPGVRRALVAAVAVSATLLAAGLLVSLTAPAEVRGGPAAGLVEVVVDRLAVIDDRAANPHDVRPITWREAVRQFRERPVLGNGPGSFSRLAAESPSVLQFAPRLHAHNVLLQLGAETGVVGLAAGVSFAGSCGLAALAAARELRRRADGRTLGLVAGATGALVALSVHLMVDYPIRNPVLMIFAWSVAALLLAAHAGVCRQEPASAGHLTLTSRQTADA
- a CDS encoding oligosaccharide flippase family protein codes for the protein MTATLPTDDLRGIARAGSISLVGSGASAVLGFLLVVQVSRGLGAAGAGAFSVVVAVAMTLAVAGRFGTDTALVRMAPRLRALGRTRDIGAAAVAALAPVFAGTTLLAVIAWWAAPHLVGVVFEHPAPPAAVWLIRIAVATVPLGATGFVALSLTRGLGSVVPLTVVESIAKPTLRCAFVAAALAIAHWKWPGATAGPVIWTTVAWAVPTLIGGVWSAVLAYRALKPVWAEPPVPPSDEAGVAATWRELWQFATPRAAASACEIAGMHAGIVLVSALAGVADAGVYNAALRLALAGTLALQALRLAIAPTLARLLTVGDLAGVEHLHRTASVWITVVSFPLYLVFVAWPGEVLRLFGPGFSAGAVALAILAGATLVNLATGPVSTLLLMSGRSTLTLAVTLTSLSGSVALAAALIPHFGVTGAALAKGAAVVGENIAVTVIVRRTVGVRTLSRPLWLAAAGGAGCFVVPVVLFDVVNGHAAPDFGAAAVLVPLGTVAYLGLLWRWRRTLALAELAEALPRKFRRTAATPEESP
- a CDS encoding sulfotransferase domain-containing protein — its product is MNSILRHVEVPDPVRAAKKRIPRPVKRAVRRAVRRYGEHTADARTLPDFLIIGTKRGGTTSVWNWLVRHPNVAPMFPALQQIKSPHYFDVHYQRGERWYRSHFPTEAALERAAQRTGIRPLTGEASPYYLFHPLAPERVQHTVPKARLIVLLRNPVDRAYSNYWERRGSNAEPLPTFEAAIDAEEERLAGETERILTEPGYRSYHHDWHSYLARGRYVEQLTGWLDRFGRDQVLVLPFDDLRRDANGAYRVVQEFLSLPVVEPPRLAHHNKLPVPPMAPATRARLVEYFRPWNARLTELLETPFDWDR
- a CDS encoding fibronectin type III domain-containing protein, with product MRPPSARTRRALAALALVGALFPTAHPAVAAGTAATKVFTADAQPTWQTNGTVWAVTIVGGVVYIGGNFSAVRPPGAPAGTREVARDNLAAFDARTGNLLPLSHTFASPRYAFSVSKPDVSCDVDWDSEYYSCDTIYRIKASPDGSKIYVSGDFSSVDGQARSKVAAFPTAGAASANLPLDRTFAPSGINSRVRALAVGANSVYVGGIFTQVGGQSRERLAALSARTGVVLPFAARADGEVLALSLAANGHRLVVGGNYDTLNGVAQHALGAVDPATGASTAWAWRGVPRTSYITDMAVDRNAVYVSSNGEGTWDGRAAVDPLTGVLKWFDSCLGATWALALHGDLLYSGSHAHNCNDTAGGFPEQATDLPEPRYYRLMAQTTRGSRTTIQYWFPSTNGGDPNVPATRSPSKLGPRAMASDGRSLWVGGQFTTVNNVPQQGLTRFTTTATSKAPSTPLAPTIANSGANAVTVTWRGVEDLDDPVVTYEIYRGSSMVYRGRASAKPWETSKSYQFTDRGLTAGTSVQYRVRAVDGRNTAGAFSPIATATVGQSAEPAETWPNDPWTNTGWQPRQRDSWFDWGGW
- a CDS encoding 3'(2'),5'-bisphosphate nucleotidase CysQ; this translates as MTCDSDVELARLLATHAGVILLRLRTRRPVPASRLKAEGDRRSHDFLAAALAKLRPGDAVLSEEGTDDEARLTARRVWIVDPLDGTREYSEIDRDDWAIHVALWEDGELAAGAVALPGLGPTLSSENPPALRPAPARPRILVSRSRPPAYAEAVAEKLDAELVPMGSAGAKAMAVLRGQAEAYLHDGGQYEWDSAAPVVVARAAGLHTSRVDGSPLSYNRPNPYQPDLLICRPELSEPLLAAIAASRG
- a CDS encoding RNA polymerase sigma factor, with translation MTRPVSRIGPATLPDDDPAELPPILEPDEVAGLTDLMDEPAADEDAPPVRIPGRRITLTPDEAAMLVGAAAGGDHAAWDALVDAYGGLIWTVARNHRLSPGDAGDVSQTTWLRLVENIDRLSEPSRVGAWLATTARRECLRLLGRSKRTVLSGEELDPGSDRLRLATPEADAALLAAERDAEMRTAFGRLTPRCRELLQLLLLDPAPSYDEISAALDIPIGSIGPTRGRCLEKLRAIVEDAGINPAAAGSS